In Desulfofustis limnaeus, the genomic stretch GAGCGGCAGCGCTCCCGGCTCCTGGCCGAGACCATCGCCAGAACCGGCCTGCAGGAAAAAGCCGGCCATCCCATCGCCACCCTGTCGCGGGGGTACCGGCAGCGGACCGGGGTCGCCCAGGCTATTCTCGGCAAACCGAAACTGCTGATCCTCGACGAGCCGACCAACGGACTCGATCCCACGCAGATTCAGGAGATGCGTAGCCTGATCTCCGCCCTGGCCAGCCAGGCCACGATCATCATCTCCACCCACATCCTGCAGGAAGTGCAGGCCGTCTGCGACCGGGTCATCATCCTCAAGGACGGCAGGAAGGCGCTTGATGCACGGCTCGATGAGTTGCAGCGCAGCAGCCGGCTGCTGGTGAGCACCGATCAGCCAGCCGAGAAGGTGCTGGCCACGCTTGCCAAACTGCCGGAATTGGCGGCTGTCGAAGCGGTCCAACCCGACCCACGGCTGCCGAACAGCTATCGTTATGCGCTTTCTCCGGCCCAGCAGGATAGTCACCGGGAAACCGCCGCCGTCGTCGCCAAGACCGTTCAGCACCACGACTGGCACCTGTTCTCCCTGCACTTCGAGACCCGGACGCTGGAGA encodes the following:
- a CDS encoding ABC transporter ATP-binding protein, whose amino-acid sequence is MMIQVDSITRAYGDFLAVDQVSFAISPGEIVGLLGHNGAGKTTVMKMMTGFLEPTDGTITIDGLDVIRNRREVQQMIGYLPENCPVYPDMTVIDYLDYAAALRGLDERQRSRLLAETIARTGLQEKAGHPIATLSRGYRQRTGVAQAILGKPKLLILDEPTNGLDPTQIQEMRSLISALASQATIIISTHILQEVQAVCDRVIILKDGRKALDARLDELQRSSRLLVSTDQPAEKVLATLAKLPELAAVEAVQPDPRLPNSYRYALSPAQQDSHRETAAVVAKTVQHHDWHLFSLHFETRTLETVFADISVPKGGK